The Lytechinus pictus isolate F3 Inbred chromosome 10, Lp3.0, whole genome shotgun sequence genome includes a window with the following:
- the LOC129269935 gene encoding syntaxin-8-like: MAGFGGDAWLTDHDACVRLGQTIMEMLNERDGLQRSGSNYSKINAEIRSRIRRYQQDVQLLDQNLKKASSSFHLTQREADRRRALVDNLKAKEKMLQNSFKQDVTYSAPERTSLLPSTSGFAQDGWGGVSEETRNLSVNELQQEQQRIIQEQDQGLDDLSAIINKQKRLGQVIGHEVDEHIGKRDRMSKKLEQNKGEKM, from the exons GCTGACAGACCATGATGCCTGTGTTCGTCTGGGTCAAACTATCATGGAAATGCTGAATGAAAGAGATGGTCTGCAGAGAAGTGGCTCAAACTACTCAAAG aTTAATGCAGAAATCCGGTCTCGTATCAGGAGGTATCAGCAGGATGTTCAACTATTGGATCAAAATCTCAAGAAAGCATCAAGTTCATTCCACTT AACACAGAGGGAGGCAGACAGAAGGAGAGCATTGGTAGATAACCTGAAGGCCAAAGAGAAAATGTTACAAAACTCTTTCAAGCAAGATGTCACATATTCAGCACCTGAAAG aaCAAGTCTATTGCCAAGTACATCGGGCTTTGCTCAGGATGGCTGGGGAGGAGTAAGTGAAGAAACAAGGAATCTATCAGTCAATGAATTACAACAAGAACAACAGAGAATAATACAGG aacaaGACCAAGGTCTAGATGACTTGTCAGCAATCATCAATAAACAGAAGAGACTTGGACAAGTCATAGGACATGAGGTGGACGAACATATCGGTAAGAGAGATAGAATGTCAAAAAAACTTgaacaaaacaaaggggaaaaaatgtga